The following are encoded in a window of Candidatus Limnocylindrales bacterium genomic DNA:
- a CDS encoding Ku protein, with translation MARSIWKGSISFGLVEIPVGIVTGEEANELAFHQIDKRTFSRVGMNRVNKDTGKEVPWSEIVRGYEYEPDEYVVLTDEDLRKANAKATKTIEIEDFVDQSEIDPVYYEKPYYLEPLKKGSKSYALLRETLARTGKVGIASVVLRTRQRMAALMVREGFLVLEMLRYSYELRDPKKLGIEVPDEDVKKLGISDREVKLAERLVKDMTAKWNPKKYKDTYREDVMAMIEKKIKSGQTHVIEEPAEEEEEAAPKREVVDLMPLLKKSVESRQGGRSKTDRGSRQATKRARAKSA, from the coding sequence ATGGCACGCTCGATCTGGAAAGGCAGCATTTCATTCGGTCTCGTCGAGATCCCGGTCGGGATCGTCACCGGCGAGGAAGCCAACGAGCTCGCGTTCCATCAGATCGACAAGCGCACGTTCTCGCGCGTCGGCATGAATCGCGTCAACAAGGACACCGGCAAGGAAGTGCCGTGGAGCGAGATCGTTCGCGGCTACGAGTACGAGCCCGACGAATACGTGGTGCTGACCGACGAAGACCTGCGCAAGGCCAACGCGAAGGCCACCAAGACCATTGAAATCGAGGATTTCGTCGATCAGTCGGAGATCGATCCGGTCTACTACGAAAAACCGTACTATCTCGAGCCGCTGAAGAAAGGCAGCAAGAGCTACGCGCTGCTGCGCGAGACGCTCGCACGCACCGGCAAGGTCGGAATTGCGAGCGTCGTGCTGCGTACGCGCCAGCGCATGGCCGCGCTGATGGTGCGCGAAGGCTTTCTGGTCCTCGAGATGCTTCGCTATTCGTACGAGCTTCGCGATCCGAAGAAGCTCGGCATCGAAGTCCCCGACGAGGACGTGAAAAAGCTCGGCATCAGCGACCGCGAGGTCAAGCTCGCCGAGCGGCTCGTCAAGGACATGACGGCGAAGTGGAACCCGAAGAAGTACAAGGACACCTATCGCGAAGACGTGATGGCGATGATCGAGAAGAAGATCAAGTCCGGACAGACGCACGTGATCGAGGAGCCGGCGGAAGAGGAAGAAGAGGCCGCGCCGAAGCGCGAAGTCGTTGATCTCATGCCGCTCCTGAAAAAGAGCGTCGAGTCGCGCCAGGGCGGACGATCGAAAACGGATCGCGGGAGCCGTCAGGCCACAAAGAGGGCGCGCGCGAAGAGCGCGTGA
- the ligD gene encoding DNA ligase D has protein sequence MPDWIPPQLATLVTDAPRGDGWLHEIKYDGYRMLLRVDAGEVRLLSRSAKDWTGQFSRVARAATRLAARSAMLDGEVIILEPDGTTSFQKVQNAVTRDSQERFTYAAFDLIHLDGCDLTGATLEDRKAVLAELIAASDTDGVIHYSDHVRGRGPEFFREACRHSLEGIVSKRADAPYSNGRTRDWLKLKCVQTQEFVIGGFSEGSGTRTGFGALLLGVPSGRGLRYAGRVGTGFSEVTLRELSRRLKRLERAQMPFLSVPADRRHGAHWVEPELVAEVAFMGWTTGGHVRHPSFRGIRDDRSAADVTIEQAAPAAAIEAGTDDTETARASTRVAGVKIGNASKVLYPDIGLTKLEIARYYEMVAPWMVPQVTGRPLTLLRCPNGYDSACFFQKNAEGAPEQEIRRVEIPDLKGDVGSTYLYVDDAAGLVALLQMGVLEIHIWGSRQETLELPDRITFDLDPGPGVTWEAVLDGARLVRSTLAELGLESLVMTTGGKGLHVVVPVVPELDWPTVKGFTRALVQAVVRLEPRRYTAHLAKNRRENVIFIDYLRNGRGATAVAPYSTRARAGAPVAVPISWDELSPKLRPDMFNVRNLADRLRGMKKDPWQQAKLAPQSLAKVLDAASGAVAPQRTRR, from the coding sequence TTGCCGGACTGGATTCCTCCGCAGCTCGCCACGCTCGTCACCGATGCGCCTCGCGGCGACGGCTGGCTGCACGAAATCAAGTACGACGGCTACCGCATGCTCCTGCGCGTCGACGCAGGCGAGGTAAGGCTGCTGTCGAGGAGCGCCAAGGACTGGACCGGGCAGTTTTCCCGCGTGGCCCGTGCCGCGACGCGGCTTGCCGCGCGCAGCGCGATGCTCGACGGCGAAGTCATCATTCTCGAGCCCGACGGCACGACCAGCTTTCAGAAAGTGCAGAATGCCGTCACCCGCGACAGCCAGGAGCGCTTTACGTATGCAGCGTTCGACCTGATTCACCTCGACGGCTGCGACCTGACCGGTGCCACGCTCGAAGACCGCAAGGCCGTCCTTGCCGAGCTGATCGCCGCTTCGGATACGGACGGGGTCATTCATTACAGCGACCACGTGCGCGGGCGCGGTCCGGAATTCTTTCGGGAAGCGTGCCGGCACTCGCTGGAGGGAATCGTCAGCAAGCGGGCCGACGCACCGTACTCGAACGGGCGCACCCGCGACTGGTTGAAACTGAAATGCGTGCAGACGCAGGAGTTCGTCATCGGAGGATTCAGTGAGGGGTCGGGCACGCGGACCGGCTTCGGAGCGCTTCTTCTTGGTGTGCCCTCTGGACGCGGCCTGCGCTACGCAGGCCGCGTCGGCACGGGGTTCAGTGAGGTGACGCTGCGCGAGCTTTCGCGCCGTCTGAAGCGGCTGGAACGCGCACAGATGCCGTTTCTTTCCGTGCCCGCCGATCGCCGCCATGGTGCGCACTGGGTCGAACCTGAGCTCGTCGCGGAAGTTGCGTTCATGGGGTGGACGACAGGCGGGCATGTGCGTCACCCGTCGTTCCGCGGCATTCGCGACGACAGGTCGGCCGCTGACGTGACGATCGAACAGGCGGCTCCCGCCGCCGCAATCGAAGCCGGGACGGACGACACGGAAACGGCGCGGGCGTCTACCCGCGTTGCGGGGGTAAAGATCGGCAACGCATCGAAAGTTCTGTACCCCGACATCGGGCTGACCAAGCTCGAGATCGCGCGCTACTACGAAATGGTGGCGCCGTGGATGGTGCCGCAGGTGACGGGCCGGCCGCTGACGCTGCTTCGCTGCCCGAACGGATACGACTCGGCCTGTTTCTTCCAGAAGAACGCCGAGGGCGCGCCGGAACAGGAAATCCGGCGCGTCGAGATTCCGGACCTCAAAGGCGACGTGGGCTCGACGTATCTGTACGTCGACGACGCTGCAGGCCTTGTCGCGCTGCTGCAGATGGGCGTGCTCGAAATCCATATCTGGGGCTCGCGTCAGGAAACGCTCGAGCTGCCCGACCGCATCACGTTCGACCTCGATCCCGGACCGGGAGTGACGTGGGAAGCCGTGCTCGACGGCGCGCGCCTGGTCCGCTCGACGCTCGCCGAGCTCGGGCTCGAGTCGCTCGTGATGACGACCGGCGGCAAGGGGCTGCACGTGGTCGTTCCCGTCGTGCCCGAGCTCGACTGGCCGACCGTCAAAGGTTTCACGCGCGCGCTCGTGCAGGCGGTCGTTCGCCTCGAGCCGCGGCGTTACACGGCCCACCTTGCCAAGAACCGGCGCGAGAACGTGATCTTCATCGATTATCTTCGCAACGGGCGCGGAGCGACGGCAGTCGCGCCGTATTCGACGCGCGCGCGCGCCGGTGCACCGGTTGCGGTCCCGATTTCGTGGGACGAGCTGTCACCGAAGCTGAGGCCGGACATGTTCAACGTGCGCAACCTTGCCGATCGGCTTCGCGGCATGAAGAAGGATCCGTGGCAGCAGGCGAAGCTTGCGCCGCAGTCGCTCGCGAAGGTCCTCGACGCGGCGTCCGGTGCCGTCGCGCCGCAGCGCACTCGCCGCTAG
- a CDS encoding DUF748 domain-containing protein — protein sequence MALALPIHLPRSRWQRSFLVILGLIVTLSIIAAFFVEEPLRRKIEGDMNASLKGYKVAIRKLDFHPLGFSLDLEDWSVRQDAHPEPPLAFVPNLTASVQWLSLLRGKLVANFRIDQPRLHLDQAQGEQEIDNKIPANERAKSWQQAFEQIYPLKINEIKVNGGDVVFKPDGDFKPLHLSNVNVLATNIRNIKSRDHEYPSDLHADAVVFDNGSLEIDGNADFLAEPYAGIKTAVEIDKLPLSYLTGAIHDYATIRKGTLSGKGLVEYAPKIKQVNLDDVTVASADMDYTMTKANAAESKQIKKQTVQKAKEVSNDAAVQLRAKNVKLTDSTLGWIDKTATPNYRIFFSSLDVNVKDFSNQTKEGIGTVDAKGRFLGSGPSTLTAKFHPQTGSPNFDLDVRINETDLLKMNDLLRAKANIDVTKGFMGFYSELGVRNNAVDGYVKVLFHDVDVYDKAQDKHRPLMNKVKQFAADVVANVLENRKTDDVATKASLSGPIENPNASIMEIIGKLVENAFFKAILPGLDETQKD from the coding sequence ATGGCCCTGGCTCTGCCCATTCATCTGCCGCGCTCGCGCTGGCAGCGATCGTTCCTCGTCATCCTGGGGCTCATCGTCACCCTTTCGATCATCGCAGCGTTTTTCGTCGAGGAACCCCTGCGCCGGAAGATCGAAGGCGACATGAACGCGAGCCTCAAAGGCTACAAGGTGGCAATCCGCAAGCTCGATTTCCATCCGCTGGGCTTCTCGCTCGACCTCGAGGACTGGAGCGTGCGGCAGGATGCACATCCCGAGCCGCCGCTGGCCTTCGTGCCGAACCTCACGGCGAGCGTCCAGTGGCTGTCGCTGCTTCGCGGCAAGCTGGTCGCGAACTTCCGCATCGACCAGCCGAGGCTTCACCTCGACCAGGCCCAGGGCGAACAGGAAATCGACAACAAGATTCCGGCGAACGAGCGCGCAAAAAGCTGGCAGCAGGCGTTCGAACAGATCTACCCGCTGAAGATCAACGAGATCAAAGTGAACGGCGGCGACGTCGTCTTCAAGCCGGACGGCGATTTCAAGCCGCTTCATCTGAGCAACGTCAACGTGCTGGCGACCAACATCCGCAACATCAAGTCGCGCGACCACGAGTATCCGTCCGACCTGCACGCGGATGCCGTCGTCTTCGACAACGGCTCGCTCGAGATCGACGGCAACGCGGATTTCCTTGCCGAGCCGTATGCCGGCATCAAGACCGCGGTCGAGATCGACAAGCTCCCGCTTTCCTACCTTACGGGAGCCATCCACGACTACGCGACGATCCGCAAGGGCACGCTGTCGGGCAAAGGGCTCGTCGAATACGCGCCGAAGATCAAGCAGGTGAACCTCGACGACGTGACGGTCGCAAGCGCCGACATGGACTACACGATGACCAAGGCGAACGCCGCCGAGTCGAAGCAGATCAAGAAGCAGACCGTCCAGAAGGCGAAGGAAGTCAGCAACGATGCCGCCGTTCAGCTGCGCGCAAAGAACGTCAAGCTGACCGACAGCACGCTCGGCTGGATCGACAAGACCGCCACGCCGAACTACCGGATCTTCTTCTCGAGCCTCGACGTCAACGTCAAGGACTTCAGCAACCAGACCAAGGAAGGAATCGGCACGGTCGATGCCAAGGGCCGCTTCCTCGGCAGCGGTCCGAGCACGCTGACCGCAAAGTTCCATCCGCAGACCGGAAGCCCCAACTTCGATCTCGACGTGCGCATCAACGAAACCGATCTGCTCAAGATGAACGACCTGCTTCGTGCCAAGGCGAACATCGACGTGACCAAGGGATTCATGGGCTTCTATTCGGAGCTCGGCGTGCGCAACAACGCCGTCGACGGTTACGTCAAGGTGCTGTTCCACGATGTCGACGTCTACGACAAGGCGCAGGACAAGCACCGGCCGCTGATGAACAAGGTCAAGCAGTTTGCCGCGGACGTGGTGGCCAACGTGCTCGAGAACCGCAAGACCGACGACGTCGCGACCAAGGCCTCGCTCAGCGGACCGATCGAGAATCCGAACGCGAGCATCATGGAAATCATCGGCAAGCTCGTCGAGAACGCGTTCTTCAAGGCCATCCTGCCGGGCCTCGACGAGACGCAGAAAGACTGA
- a CDS encoding FAD-dependent monooxygenase translates to MVAEHDVLDVLIAGAGPTGMVLALELAMRGIRVRIVDRSPRAGSASRAMVVHARTLELYRRLGLAEEIIAHGIKVERFHLREGRREAACIPVGDFGRGLSPYPFVLSLPQDEHEQILERKLADAGVRIEWNTTLERFSDLSDRVRATIRTGDNREEVVEAAWLCGCDGAHSAVREGIGVGFPGGTYEQTFYVTDVEATGVATDGDMHVSLGPKTLCVVFPIRTTGRFRLIGIVPEELRSRPSVRLADIVPYVENLIGIRVGREKWFSTYQVHHRVADHFRKGRAFLAGDAGHVHSPAGGQGMNTGIGDAINLAWKLADVVRGRAGERILETYEPERIAFARTLVATTDRAFTGAVNRRLAGRFVRQVLFPFVVPRLIAIPALRLLAFRTLSQTRIHYRDSPLSEGRAGTVRGGDRLPWVESSDNYAPLASLDWQIHLYGAASPQLVADANRCGIRMHAFAWSADAERAGFAQGALYLVRPDGHVAVAAPEQEIGVVRAFLDRFAIRSAAQ, encoded by the coding sequence ATGGTCGCAGAACACGACGTACTGGACGTACTGATCGCGGGCGCCGGTCCGACCGGCATGGTGCTGGCGCTCGAGCTGGCCATGCGCGGCATCCGGGTCCGGATCGTCGACCGCAGCCCGCGCGCCGGCTCGGCTTCGCGTGCGATGGTCGTGCATGCGCGAACGCTCGAGCTCTACCGCCGGCTCGGCCTTGCCGAAGAGATCATCGCGCACGGGATCAAGGTGGAGCGTTTCCACCTTCGCGAAGGACGGCGTGAAGCCGCATGCATTCCCGTCGGCGATTTCGGCCGCGGTCTGAGCCCGTACCCGTTCGTGCTCAGTCTTCCGCAGGACGAGCACGAGCAGATCCTCGAGCGCAAGCTCGCCGACGCGGGCGTACGCATCGAGTGGAATACGACGCTGGAGCGATTTTCCGACCTCTCCGATCGCGTGCGCGCGACCATCCGCACCGGGGACAATCGCGAAGAGGTAGTGGAAGCCGCGTGGCTGTGCGGTTGCGACGGCGCGCACAGCGCGGTGCGCGAAGGAATCGGCGTCGGATTCCCCGGCGGCACCTACGAGCAGACGTTCTACGTCACCGACGTCGAGGCCACCGGCGTCGCGACCGACGGCGACATGCACGTGAGCCTCGGTCCGAAAACCCTCTGCGTGGTCTTTCCGATCCGCACGACCGGCCGCTTCCGCCTGATCGGAATCGTGCCCGAAGAGCTGAGGTCGCGGCCGTCGGTGCGGCTGGCCGACATCGTGCCGTATGTCGAGAACCTGATCGGAATCCGCGTCGGCCGGGAGAAATGGTTTTCCACCTATCAGGTGCATCACCGCGTGGCGGATCATTTCCGCAAGGGCAGGGCGTTTCTTGCCGGCGATGCGGGCCACGTGCACAGCCCGGCCGGCGGCCAGGGCATGAACACGGGCATCGGCGACGCGATCAACCTTGCATGGAAGCTCGCCGACGTGGTGCGCGGGCGCGCCGGCGAGCGCATCCTCGAGACCTACGAGCCCGAGCGCATCGCGTTCGCGCGAACGCTGGTGGCAACCACCGACCGCGCGTTCACCGGAGCGGTCAACCGGCGGCTCGCCGGACGCTTCGTCCGGCAGGTCCTGTTTCCGTTCGTCGTACCGCGCCTGATTGCGATTCCGGCACTCCGCCTGCTGGCCTTCCGCACGCTGTCGCAGACGCGCATTCATTATCGCGACAGCCCGCTTTCCGAAGGCCGCGCCGGAACCGTTCGCGGCGGCGACCGCCTGCCGTGGGTCGAGAGCTCGGACAACTACGCACCGCTGGCTTCGCTCGACTGGCAGATTCATCTGTACGGCGCGGCGTCGCCGCAGCTCGTGGCAGATGCGAACCGGTGCGGCATCCGGATGCATGCGTTTGCGTGGAGCGCCGACGCCGAGCGTGCGGGCTTCGCGCAGGGCGCGCTCTACCTCGTGCGGCCGGACGGCCATGTGGCCGTCGCCGCGCCGGAGCAGGAGATCGGCGTGGTGCGCGCGTTTCTCGATCGCTTCGCGATTCGAAGCGCAGCGCAGTAA